Proteins found in one Capra hircus breed San Clemente chromosome 20, ASM170441v1, whole genome shotgun sequence genomic segment:
- the PTCD2 gene encoding pentatricopeptide repeat-containing protein 2, mitochondrial, protein MAATFRPRKQVLVLQALRSLVYPWVGGSGSTCCLCPLGAKRYLLTDSIVKLKEFQRKKVAVACNLPGTKETYLRKLEEKLTQNKLILKEELRTLLHLCASRDDVELAKHVIYRYHAENRNITLGEYKFGPLFMRLCYELDLEDSAVELIKDQHLQGFFSDSTSFNILMDMLFIKGKYKSALEVLIEMKNQDLKFNKDTYVLAFAICYKLNSPESFQICTTLREEALIKGEILSRRASCFAVALALNQNQVAKAISIFSQIMNPESIICTNLNIMIHIQSNMLETLIDILKDATEGNRSRFVKRHVFSEEVLVKVREKVKDVPTLLAKFDELNKKLHTNGQITAYTLDALLCHTPSDRQSHTVLLNKRTVSRRTFQPLSQSLWAE, encoded by the exons ATGGCGGCTACCTTTAGGCCCAGGAAGCAAGTCCTTGTGCTGCAGGCGCTGCGGAGTTTGGTGTATCCCTGGGTGGGAGGCTCTGGTTCTACCTGCTGCCTCTGCCCTCTCGGAG CTAAAAGATACCTACTTACAGACAGTATTGTGAAATTAAAGGAATTTCAACGTAAGAAGGTGGCTGTTGCATGTAATCTTCCTGGCACCAAAG AAACCTATTTGAGAAAGCTGGAAGAGAAACTGACCCAGAATAAGCTCATCCTGAAAGAGGAGTTGAGAACCCTGCTTCATTTGTGTGCATCCCGGGATGACGTGGAACTGGCTAAACATGTCATTTACAG GTACCATGCAGAGAACAGGAACATCACTTTGGGAGAGTACAAGTTTGGGCCACTTTTCATGAGGTTGTGCTATGAGCTGGATCTTGAGGACTCTGCGGTGGAGCTCATCAAAGACCAG CATTTACAAGGTTTCTTCTCAGACTCCACATCATTCAATATTTTGATGGATATGTTATTCATCAAAGGCAAATATAAAA GTGCATTGGAAGTACTGATTGAGATGAAAAACCAAGATCTGAAGTTCAACAAAGATACCTATGTCCTTGCTTTTGCAATTTGCTACAAACTG AATAGCCCTGAATCTTTTCAAATCTGTACCACATTAAGAGAAGAAGCCCTAATCAAAGGAGAAATCCTCTCCAGGAGAGCATCCTGTTTTGCAGTGGCATTAGCTCTGAACCAG AACCAGGTGGCAAAAGCTATATCCATTTTTTCTCAAATCATGAACCCAGAAAGCATAATCTGCACTAATTTAAAT ATTATGATCCATATCCAGTCAAATATGTTGGAAACTCTAATAGACATATTAAAGGATGCCACAGAGGGAAATCGGTCAAGATTTGTGAAAAGACATGTATTCTCAGAAGAAGTG CTGGTCAAAGTGAGGGAAAAAGTAAAGGACGTGCCCACTCTCCTGGCCAAATTTGATGAGCTTAACAAGAAACTGCATACAAATGGACAGATCACCGCATACACTTTGGATGCCCTGCTCTGCCACACCCCCAGCGACAGGCAGTCCCACACAGTGCTGTTAAACAAGAGGACAGTCAGCCGTCGGACCTTCCAGCCACTCAGCCAGTCCCTGTGGGCTGAGTAA